One genomic window of Thermoanaerobacterales bacterium includes the following:
- a CDS encoding DsbA family protein produces the protein MGKAEVVVDVAARVGLDAAGLRAALESHAYAGALAQNAARARAQGVVALPTFFFEDGSRLVGARPYKEFTRLLETQRGR, from the coding sequence ATCGGGAAGGCGGAAGTGGTTGTGGACGTCGCCGCCCGTGTGGGCCTGGACGCCGCTGGACTGCGGGCGGCCCTTGAAAGCCATGCCTACGCCGGCGCACTGGCGCAAAACGCCGCCCGGGCGCGCGCTCAGGGTGTGGTGGCCCTGCCCACCTTCTTTTTCGAGGACGGCAGCCGGCTCGTCGGGGCCCGGCCCTACAAAGAGTTCACCCGCCTCCTGGAGACACAGAGGGGGAGGTAA
- a CDS encoding DUF2680 domain-containing protein yields the protein MKRKLVVSLLLLAFTGLVAVPAFAATDPVSDAKAWFEQKFSAKKAWVDQAVKDGRLTPEQGQAMKEHFDQMYEFHEQNGFVCPNGGPGMGRGMGNGMGRHGGFGAGFGRWGGQAPAAPNTAPGA from the coding sequence ATGAAGAGAAAGCTTGTGGTCTCGCTTCTGCTTCTGGCCTTCACGGGCCTCGTGGCGGTGCCCGCGTTCGCAGCCACGGATCCGGTGTCGGACGCCAAGGCGTGGTTCGAGCAAAAGTTCAGCGCCAAGAAGGCGTGGGTCGACCAGGCCGTGAAGGACGGCCGGCTGACTCCCGAGCAGGGCCAGGCCATGAAGGAGCACTTCGACCAGATGTACGAGTTCCACGAGCAGAACGGCTTCGTGTGCCCCAACGGGGGTCCCGGGATGGGCCGGGGCATGGGTAACGGCATGGGCCGCCACGGCGGCTTCGGCGCCGGCTTCGGCAGGTGGGGCGGCCAGGCTCCGGCGGCACCGAACACAGCCCCGGGCGCCTAG